The genome window ACATCATCGGAGGAATGTCCCCACATTTTGCGCGTTGCAAAAAAAGCCTCACTCTCTAAATTAAAGCAGCGTAGATAAACTTGTTCCACCATATCGGGTGTAGCTAAAGCAGCGATTTCTTTGCAATAAACACGAAAATCAAATGTTGGAATAACTAATTTAACGGGGTCTTCTTGTACGCTCTCTTGTTTGAAAAAAAAGTAACTGAGAATCGTTTTCACCACAAAACCAAAAGTCAGCACACAAAAAAGAACGATACAAACAAAAGACATTTTTTTATATAATTTTTTGCGATAGGATTTTCGTCTTGCGCGGAGTCTTTTTTCCATAAACAGCGTATCCTTTACTCTACCGAGAGAACAAAGCTTATTTGAGAAGACAATTTTGAACAAAATAAAAAGTCATTATCAATTGTCTGACATCAAAAAGCAACCTTTCATTCATTTCAAGAAAGAAACCTTTCTGTTTTTCTCAGGCTAAAATTTCTTCTTATGATAAATGATAAAATCGTCTTGCTCTTTTTATCTTTTTTAATTTCGCAAATTTTTATCAGCATCATAAAAAAACACACTGCTTTATTCTCTTCCCTAAAAAAATTAACAAAAGCAGAGAATAAAGTGACCAAAATATTGGTGTTTTTCATTTTCATTTCTTTTTTACTCTAGCTGTCTAGCCTTCCCCTGCAGATCAGTTTTTTCGTTTTTATGATCACCAACATTTCTGTTTTTTTCCAAAATGGTCTGTTTCTACAATCCAGCGGGATAACAAAGGTTCCGTTTTAACCAAATTTGCAGGTTTATTAATAGTCGGAGGCTTGCTCCATCCTATGCAAGAGAATGGTACACTCCTTTGGCATCCCCCCAAGAGCACGACAGAGGTTAAAAGGGGAAAGAGCAAAAGTCTCAACATTAATTTTCTCACGATTTTGAAGAGCTGACATCGCTTGCATTAAGGACCTTGTCCGTTCAAAAGAACGTCCATAAAAAAAGCTACTCAATGCAATAATAATTATTAAAAGCGCCACAAAGCTCCATCGAAATAAAAAAACCACTATTGTTCTTTCCCTACTGTCTTAATATACAAGATGGTACCCAAAATGACGGCTAAAATCATAATGCCCGCTAGAGCCCATTGTACAGGACCTTGTCCTGTAACAAACCCTGTAAGACCTGAAAAAGATGCAATTAATGGCGCAAAGACTTCTGCTCTGAAAAAAAGAGCTTTCTCCGCTATTTCCACTTTCTGATAATTAGAAGAAACATAAGCTCCTTTGGCCCATAAACCAGCCTCAGCTGCTCGTCGATGCACAAGCCCTTGCAAACGTTTTCCGCCTGCTTTTGTCCATTTTTGCAATTCAGCTGGTACAGCTTCATACTCTCCTTTATTCAATTTTCTTAAGAGTGTAGAATTGCAAAAGGCCTCTATTCCTACATTATAACAAAAAGACACAAGAGCTGCAAATTGTTCATCGGTTAAGGGCTGTTTCACCTTGCGTTCCACGGTTCGCTCGAATTGGCTTAAATCTTTTCGAAGCAAAGCTTCTGCTTCAAGATGGGTGATTTCCATACCATCTTTCACAACAGGTTCTCCTGCTTGCACTGTATGACCATAGCCTATTGTCAACACACCAACAGCATCTTGATAAGCTTTTAAGCGTAATCCTTCCCATTGTTTAATAAGTGCAAGTCCTTCTTTTGATATTTTACGCATTTTTCTGATTCCATAAAATGGCTTGGGTGGTGAAGATCGTGAAGATCAATGTATCTCTTCTTCATTATACATGATGAAGGAGACACTTAATTATCCGCTTAATCCTTTTCACTTTTGGAAATCACCCTGCTTTTTCTGATAAAAAATTATTATCTTTTATGATTGTTGTCAATTTTTCTTCTAACGCTGTAACACGCTGTGAAAGGTTTGTATAATTTGTTTGCTGTTTTTTATCTTCACGCCTGACCTCTTGAGACATTTGCTTTAACAAAGCATTTAAAGGGGCATGCCCCATTCTCCCACTGGCGTAGAGAACAACACGAATATAATTAGG of Bartonella sp. JB63 contains these proteins:
- a CDS encoding lysozyme, with translation MRKISKEGLALIKQWEGLRLKAYQDAVGVLTIGYGHTVQAGEPVVKDGMEITHLEAEALLRKDLSQFERTVERKVKQPLTDEQFAALVSFCYNVGIEAFCNSTLLRKLNKGEYEAVPAELQKWTKAGGKRLQGLVHRRAAEAGLWAKGAYVSSNYQKVEIAEKALFFRAEVFAPLIASFSGLTGFVTGQGPVQWALAGIMILAVILGTILYIKTVGKEQ